The Verrucomicrobiota bacterium genomic interval GTATCGCTGGTGTTATCGGGACGAGCAGCGCTAGAAGTGTCGCATGATCTTGGAATCGACATTTCCACGTTAAACCGCTGGAAAAAGCTATATCTGGATGAGCAGGATATCAAACACGATGGCCTTGGCG includes:
- a CDS encoding transposase encodes the protein MSQRRKYTKEFKDNAVSLVLSGRAALEVSHDLGIDISTLNRWKKLYLDEQDIKHDGLG